The genomic window GGCCGTCTACTACTTCCACGCCGGCACCGAGCCTTTCGTGGCGGCCGTGGCACCCTTGGGCGAGTTTTGCGGCTCCTACCGCCTGCACGCCCCGCCTGGGGCCACCGTCGTGCTGGTGGCAGCGGGTGGCGGGGCGGAGGTCATGGTGGACGGGCGACCGCTGGATGCCGATGGCTGGCGGCGGGTGCCCGGCGGGGATTTTTGGTGGCGGGAGGTGGCATTGGGTGACGCCGGCGGCAGCCACCATTTGCAGCGACCCAACGGCACCTTCGGGGTGTTGAGTTACGGCGTCGGCTGGGACAAGGCGGGCTCCGGGAGCCAGGTGGTGTGCGAGTGCGGTGAGTGCTGGGGTTGCACCCTCCTCAGGGTGCAACGGTGGCGTCGCGTGGTCCTCGGGGTGCCGTGGTGGTGGTTGCAGTGGGATCAGGGTTTGCTCCGGGATTGGGTTCTGCCCTGTGACCGGGATTTGCGCTGCGTTCGGGGTTTGCAATGCAGACGTCGCGCTGGGATTGGGATTTCCACGGGGACTGGGGGGGGGTCGAAGCACAGATGTCACACTGGGACTTGAGGGTTTGCAACGCAGACCCTGCCCTGGGATTGGAGATTTGCGACGCCCAGTTGGCTACCGGGGTGGGGATTTGCGAGGCAGAGGCTGCACCGCGGATCACCGCCCCCATCCCCGCGTCCCACCTGCGGTTTTGCCACTTTTGGGACCGTGACGcgcctgtccccctccctcccacagctcctctctgcccagaaaACAGCCGCTACAACCCCTGCGGCTGCCCCCGCACCTGCGCCCACCCCGACGGCCCCGAAAACTGCTCCACACCCTGCCAGGAGACCTGCGAGTGCGACCCGGGCTTGGTGCTCCTCAACGGCAGCTGCGTGGCCGCGGCGGTGGCTTGTGCTTGCCACCATGCCGGCCACCGTTACGCCCCCGGGCAGCGCTTCTGGGCAGGGGACAACTGCACCCGCAGCTGTATCTGCGACCCCAGGGTGCAGCAGGTTCAGTGCAAGGAGGATGGGTGCCGCCGGGGCGAGAGGTGCGCGGTGGAGAAGGGGGTCACCGGGTGCTACCCTGAGAGCTACCGGACCTGCAGCTCCGGGAGGGACCTGCATTATGTCACCTTCGACGGGCAGCGCTATGATTTTGCGGGCATCTGCCTCTATGGGTTCGCTGAGGCTTGCGGGGCCAGCGAGGGGCTGGTGGACTTCCAGGTGTTGGTGCAGAAGAAGGGGCAGGGGGCGCACGGCATGTCCCTCGCCACCTCGGTCCAGGTCATCGTCTACGGGCACAACATCTCCCTCAGCCACGACTTCCCAGGGAGGGCCATGGTGAGGGAGGTCCCACCACGGGGTCCTGATGGGGTTTTGGAGGGGGATGAAGGGAGTGGGGTGGGGTCCTGAGGGGTGTGGGGCGAGGGAGAGGGGCACTTGGGGTTGGGCAGGGAGTTGGAGTTGAGGTTGGGGTTGGGGAAGGGGTTGGTGTTGAAGTTGATGACGGGGTTGGGTTTTGGGCTAGGGTTGGATTTGGGGTTGGGGGTGATGTTGGGGTTGGGGATGGGGTGGAATTTGGGGTTAGGGTTGGATTTGGGGTTGGAGTTGGGGTTGAGGGACGGGTTGATGTCGGTGTCGGAAATGGGGTCAAGGTTTGGGTTCCGGTTGGATTTGGACTTGGAGTCGAGGTTGAGATTGGCGTTAAAGTCTGAGTTAGGGTTGGGGGGTTGGCTTGGGattggggttgggtttggggttcaTACTGGAGTTGGAGTTGATGGGACCAGTGTTGCGTTTGGGGCTGGGGCTAGGGGTGAGGTTGGAAGTTTGAGTAGAGGGTTGAGATAGGGCTTTGGGCTGGGCTTGGAGACGGGGCTGGAGATGGGATTGAGGTTGGGATTGAGATTAGGGTTTGGGTCAAGGCCTAAAGTTGGGGTTGAAGTTGGGTTTTCCGCTTGGGGATTGAAGCGTGGGGTCAAGTTTGGGTTGAGATGGGATCCGGGTTGGCCTTGGGGTTGGGGGTTGGTGTTAGGGTTTGGGTTGGGGGTGATTTTGGGGTCACAATGGGGGTTTGAGTTGGAGGTCGAGGTTCGTTTTGGGGGTTGATGTTGGGGCTGGTGTTGAGTTTGGGTTTGGGCTTGGGGTTGGGATCAAGGTTGGGGTTGGGGGTTAGGGTTGAAGCTGGGTTTGGGCTTGCGGTCAGTGTTGGATTTGAGGTTAAAATCGGGGGTTTGGTCAGGATTGGGGTGGGAATGAGGTTGGGATTGTAGTTGGGGGTTTGGGGTCAAGGTTTGGGTtcggggttggggttggggtttggggttgaGGTTGGGGTTGACCTTTGGCTTTGGGTCTGCTTTGAGGTGAACACTGGGgctctgccagcacctctgccaccCCTCCCCACGCTCAACCCCATTTGGGGTGCTTCCCCCCTACATGGAGCACCCCATAGCTCACCCCTGTCGCCTCACAGGTTGATGGTCTCTTGGTCAACCTACCCCACACCCTACCTGAGGGTAAGATCTCCATtgcccgccggggctggggcacCTCCTTACGCACCGACTTCCACTTGACCGTCTCCTTTGACGGGCAGAGCTACTTGGCCGTCACCGTCCCCAGCACCTACGCTGGGGCTCTGTGCGGCCTCTGTGGCAACTTCGATGGCGACCCCCACAACGACACCCCCAAGGTGGTGACAACGGCGGTGCCGGGCTGCAGCGAGCCAACACCACGCCAATGCTCCAGCCGCGCCATCATCGGCCGCAAACAACGGGCCAACGGGGAGGAATGTGGGCTCATCCTGTTGCCCGAGGGGCCCTTCCGGTCTTGCCACCCCCGTGTTGACCCCGAGAGCTATTTCCAGGCTTGCATCAACGATTACTGCATCTTCCGAGGGCACAAGGCCATCGTCTGCCAGGCGGTGATGGGCTAcgctgctgcctgccaggaagCCGGAGCTGTCCTCGAGCCCTGGCGCTCCAAGACCTTCTGCGGTAGGTGGCCTCAAGGGTTTGCTGAGACAACGGCAGAAGGAAAATCCCTGGATTTGTACCTCCGTCCAAGCTAGTTGGAGTAGGAAAATCCTTGGATAGTGGTTTCCATCTGAGATGGGGTCAAGAGGGAGATGGGAACATCCTCGGAGGAGGAAAATCCCAGACTGGGGTCTCTAGCTGAGCTGGTTTGAGCAGGGAAAGTCCTTGGATAGGCATCTCCATCCAAGCTGGGGTCAAAAAGGAGATGGGAGCATCCTCGGAGGACGAAAATTCTTGGATAGGGATGTCTGTCCAATCTGGGGTCAAGAGGGAGACGGAAGGATCCTCTGAGGTGGAAAATCCCGGAACAGGATCTTCGCCCATCCTAGTTGGAGTAGAAAAATCCTTGGATTGGGGATCTCCATCCAAGTTGGGGTCAAAAGGGGAGATTGGGAGCATCCTCAGAGCAGGAAAATCCCAAATGGAGTTCTCCATCTGATGTCATCACGGTGGAAAAATCCCCCGGATTGGAATTTCCATCTGGTTTGGGGCCGAGAAGGAGCTGGGAAGATCCCTGGTGGAAGAAAATCCAAAATAGGCCCCtccatccttaaaaaaaacccaaacctgatcGTATACAGAGTTGAGGTGTTTTTGGGACACCACCGTAGCCCCACATCCCGTGCCCTTGCCAGTGCCCAAATCGcccctttttcaccccaaaatgctGACTCTTTCCTCTTCGtgtctctccccccacccccagcactcACCTGCCCCCCGCACTCGCACTACGAGCTCAACGGCACGGCCTGTCCCGCCACCTGCAGCCACCCCGGCAGCCCGGAGACCTGCGACCTGCCGAGGACCGAGGGGTGTTTCTGCGACGAGGGCTTCCTCCTCAGCGGCCAGCATTGTGTGCCACCACCCGACTGCGGTTGTCACCACCGGGGACATTACTACCAGCGGGGAGAAGAGTTTTACCCCAGCGATGGGTGCACCGAGCGCTGCCGTTGCGCCACGGGAGGGACGGTGACATGTTGGGAGGCCCCGTGTCACCCGGAACAGGAGTGTCGGGTGGAAAGAGGGGTACGGGGTTGTTACGGTGGGCAACGTGGCCGTTGCGTCCTCTTGGGCGCCCGGCGCTTGGTCACCTTTGACGGGTTGAATGTC from Chroicocephalus ridibundus chromosome 30, bChrRid1.1, whole genome shotgun sequence includes these protein-coding regions:
- the LOC134508028 gene encoding IgGFc-binding protein-like, with protein sequence MRTAMKLLVGVALVLLGASTASPPGGHRFLATLNPDSGRTQPRFHHLVPNSTHNLRSTHNFGARRVPSSQLKAATAEQQPPPPPPPLPRWGRQFVVAPLGANQSCGDVAYVLAARSTRLRYAAGASASWATLRAGDVLPIALRPSQAVAVVASSAVAVYYFHAGTEPFVAAVAPLGEFCGSYRLHAPPGATVVLVAAGGGAEVMVDGRPLDADGWRRVPGGDFWWREVALGDAGGSHHLQRPNGTFGVLSYGVGWDKAGSGSQVVCECAPLCPENSRYNPCGCPRTCAHPDGPENCSTPCQETCECDPGLVLLNGSCVAAAVACACHHAGHRYAPGQRFWAGDNCTRSCICDPRVQQVQCKEDGCRRGERCAVEKGVTGCYPESYRTCSSGRDLHYVTFDGQRYDFAGICLYGFAEACGASEGLVDFQVLVQKKGQGAHGMSLATSVQVIVYGHNISLSHDFPGRAMVDGLLVNLPHTLPEGKISIARRGWGTSLRTDFHLTVSFDGQSYLAVTVPSTYAGALCGLCGNFDGDPHNDTPKVVTTAVPGCSEPTPRQCSSRAIIGRKQRANGEECGLILLPEGPFRSCHPRVDPESYFQACINDYCIFRGHKAIVCQAVMGYAAACQEAGAVLEPWRSKTFCALTCPPHSHYELNGTACPATCSHPGSPETCDLPRTEGCFCDEGFLLSGQHCVPPPDCGCHHRGHYYQRGEEFYPSDGCTERCRCATGGTVTCWEAPCHPEQECRVERGVRGCYGGQRGRCVLLGARRLVTFDGLNVTLGGSCRYVLAKVCQGDGEELEVTLENDGGVTVAVGGSRVTMQSGSMWTVDVDGETHTLPLSLGDGKTWVTQEGNNIVLQMALGHRLVYAATAVLLVTVPSTYAGRMCGLCGDFDGNGDNDFMGPNGTWVNGTQELVVAWKVLDESIPCSDSCEKCPVHPPDATRPYQGETSCGMMVVTPGPFGQVGPEDFFDHCLQEMVLTAGATDTLCRSLQAYTAACQEVGAPVKVWRTESFCPLPCGEHSLYALCARSCQGSCARLAQPLPCAGPCFEGCRCTRGFFADGPRCLLPSTCGCFQDGRYLPVLEDVFRGNCSQRCTCYLHSTLLCEGARCSPGTGCGVRGGRRGCLPQGGP